In Lycium ferocissimum isolate CSIRO_LF1 chromosome 3, AGI_CSIRO_Lferr_CH_V1, whole genome shotgun sequence, the genomic window CTGATActattattaaataataataaaataataataataataaaaggaatATACCAACACAAGATCTTCTAAATCTTgagatggaaattcctacaCATTCTCTTCTATTTGATTACTTGTTCTATTCTAAATCactaagaaaaaataaaaagaaaatgaaaataaagaccTCCTgattctatttatagaaaaaaatagaaatcttTAAAGAACTTctaattaaagaagaaataagataaGTAATTAATTTAGAATTCCCCGTCTTTagagaaaaaaacaagagaaacaaGAGAATTTGTATAAGAGTAATATATAGTTAGAAGGTTCTACTAACTAAATAAAATGGAAATAAGTATAATGGAAATAAAATCGGATTCCAGTCGATGAATCTTGCAATGAGATATGCCCTACAATAAACCAATAAACAAAGCAAACTAGGCGGTTCGATCAAAATGAATTCTTGTTTTGACTAAATAGTTATGGATGACTTGACAATTCCAATTCGAATCGACCAATCGAATCCGGTATATTTTCCACGTTCATAGGAGTGCGTTTATGTTTCTGCTTTacgaatatgattttttttgggcATCTAATAATATCCATCCTTGTTCCTATTTTGGCATTTTTCATTTCCGGGGTGTTAGCCCCGATTAGCAAAGGGCCGGAGAAACTTTCTACTTATGAGTCGGGTATAGAACCAATGGGCGATGCTTGGTTACAATTTCGAATCCGTTATTATATGTTTGCTctagtttttgttgtttttgatgttgaAACGGTTTTTCTTTATCCATGGGCAATGAGTTTCGACGTATTGGGTGTATCTGTATTTATAGAAGCTTTCATTTTCGTGCTGATCTTAATTATTGGTTTAGTTTATGCATGGCGAAAGGGGGCATTGGAATGGTCTTAGCTCCTGAATATTCagacaataaaaagaaaaacggAAAAAATAAGATTGAGACAGTTATGAATTCCATTCAGTTTCCTTTACTTGATCGAACAGCCCAAAATTCAGTTATTTCAACTACATTAAATGATCTTTCAAATTGGTCAAGACTCTCTAGTTTATGGCCGCTTCTCTATGGTACCAGTTGTTGCTTCATTGAATTTGCTTCACTAATAGGCTCACGCTTCGACTTTGATCGTTATGGACTAGTACCAAGATCGAGTCCTAGACAAGCGGATCTAATTTTAACAGCCGGAACAGTAACAATGAAAATGGCCCCCTCTTTAGTGAGATTATATGAGCAAATGCCTGAACCAAAATATGTTATTGCTATGGGAGCCTGTACAATTACAGGCGGGATGTTCAGTACCGATTCTTATAGTACTGTTCGGGGAGTCGATAAGCTAATTCCTGTAGATGTATATTTGCCAGGTTGCCCACCTAAACCGGAAGCGGTTATAGATGCTATAACAAAACTTCGTAAGAAAATATCTCGAGAACTCTATGAAGATCGAATTAGGTCTCAACGAGCGAATCGGTGTTTTACTACCAATCACAAGTTTCATGTTCGACGCAGTATTCATACGGGAAATTATGATCAAAGAGTTCTTTATCAACCACCATCTACTTCAGAGATCCCTACGGAAATCTTTTTCAAATACAAAAATTCAGTATCTTCCCCCGAATTAGTGAATTAGACAGGATTCCTTTGTCCAGAATAAGAAGTGGTGGgtcaattttcataaatttcatcgtAAATGTGAAAtacttattatacatataaaaatgCGGGAGAGATAAAAAAGATGCAGGGTCGTTTGTCTGCTTGCTTGGATCTTTGGGCTTTGAGCTGGCTAGTCAAGCATGGGCTAATTCATAGATCTTTGGGCTTTGATTACCAAGGAATAGAGACTTTACAAATAAAGCCCGAGGATTGGCATTCCATTGCTgtcattttttatgtatatgggtacaATTATCTCCGCTCTCAATGTGCCTATGATGTAGCGCCTGGCGGGCTGTTAGCTAGTGTGTATCATCTTACGAGAATAGAGGATGGTGTGGATCAACCAGAAGAGGTATGCATAAAAGTATTTGCCTCCAGGAGGAATCCTAGAATTCCGTCTGTTTTCTGGGTTTGGAAAAGTGTGGATTTTCAagaacgagaatcatatgataTGTTGGGAATCTCTTATGATAATCATCCACGCTTGAAACGTATCTTAATGCCTGAAAGTTGGATAGGATGGCCCTTACGTAAGGATTATATTGCCCCcaatttttatgaaatacaAGATGCTCATTGAATGATAAGAAAGCTATTTCCACTTAGACAATTTTAGATATTCAAGGATTCCACGTTCTGTTCTAGATTAAACAGGTCTAATTTAGGGAATTATCGATAGGCTAACAAAAAAAGACAATTAGGGATTCATTGGAATTATCACATTTATTTGGAAGATACTTATTTCGGATGGGTCACACCAATAAGATGAACCAAATGAGTTCTGCATCATGAACTTTGTACTGCGCACATTACTTAGACGGGTTCTAGAAAGACATATAGGAAGGAATGGAGAAATCCGGAATGAAGAAATCGAATATGAAAGAAAAGACAAAGAAATGAGAGAATATCGGATTCTATTTCTTTGGATCTGAGCTGAATCTTGTCTATTTCAACCCCCCTAGATTCGGATTCGACTTTTGAGCCTTTCAACAATTAACCAATTTTACCTTTCGAATATGTATTACGTATTCAAATTCGTTTGAacgagaggaaaaaaaaagaggagataGAATCCAATTCTTTTAGATACTTTATCTAAGAAACTCTACCCATCTAGAACATAGATGGGGTATATCTCGCCAAACTGATAAAAATAAAGCTATTATTCTAATCTAGACTCTAAAAGAATATGTATGTTGATTCATATCAATTAATTCGAAATTTATTCTAGGGAAGAGAGACCCATACAAATTAATCATGTGCCAGGAACCAGATTTGAACTGGTGACACGAGGATTTTCAGTCCTCTGCTCTACCAACTGAGCTATCCCGGCTATTCCCAATGTAGTATCCTCATTTTATTAGAGAACTGGGGTCTATGTCAATTAAAAGGACAAAAGTCGATTAAAAAATTTTATCAAAGCCGGGGAATTTCTTCGATCTTCAAAAAGATGACTTTGTAAGTTTCAGTATGAGTAATGATATTGTATTGATCGGGAATCATTCAACTAGGGATTCCTTGCTCAAAGATGTTCATTTCTATG contains:
- the LOC132049657 gene encoding NAD(P)H-quinone oxidoreductase subunit K, chloroplastic; this translates as MGNEFRRIGCICIYRSFHFRADLNYWFSLCMAKGGIGMVLAPEYSDNKKKNGKNKIETVMNSIQFPLLDRTAQNSVISTTLNDLSNWSRLSSLWPLLYGTSCCFIEFASLIGSRFDFDRYGLVPRSSPRQADLILTAGTVTMKMAPSLVRLYEQMPEPKYVIAMGACTITGGMFSTDSYSTVRGVDKLIPVDVYLPGCPPKPEAVIDAITKLRKKISRELYEDRIRSQRANRCFTTNHKFHVRRSIHTGNYDQRVLYQPPSTSEIPTEIFFKYKNSVSSPELVN